The DNA region CTCCAGCTAACATGAGAACTCCAAAAGTCAGCCCTGTCTTTTGGAGAATAGAAGGAAGGATAAAGACAACCAGCCATCCCATAAAGAGATAGAGAAAGAGACTAAATTTTTCGTTGATTTTTTTAGCAAAAATTTTGTAGAGAATTCCCAGAATTGTTAATCCCCACTGTAAAATAACAATCAGATATCCAAGCCAGCCACCAACCAAAGATAGGGCTACCGGTGTATAGCTTCCAGCGATGGCAATGTATATCATACTGTGATCTATGATGCGTAGGATATATTTGTGGGTGGATGCGTAGGGCATAGAGTGGTAGACAGAAGAAGAGAGGAACATTAAGAAGAGGCTGATGACAAAAATGGACATCCCCACTGTAGCTGTAAGATTGTAATCTTTGAAGGAATGTATGGCGGTAATGGGGAGTAAAACCAGCATGAACACAGCTCCAACTGCATGAGTCACACTATTTGCAACTTCTTCTCCAAAGGAAAGAGGGAGGCTGAGTTTTAAACTATTCTTCATGAAAACTCCTTTCTAGTTCAAAGGCAAGTTGATGTGTTTGATAATAGAGTTTGACAGTTTGACAAGCATGACGGATAATATCGGGAGTTTCCTTGCTGTCTTTATCTTGCATACAGTCGATAAAATGATTATATAAGGTTGCTGAGTCGCTAGATAGAAGTAGCATTTTAAGGGTTTGACTGATTTCCTGAATGGAAAACACATTTTTCAAAATGGTTAGGGCTATCAAATGGGCTAATTGATGCTTTTTATATTTTTTCTTAATCGGTTTTTCAATCTGTTTATGTTTGACATAATTATTTATCATGGCAGCAGTTAGAGCTTTTTGCTCCAAACAATATGGAGCTTTTGTTGCTTGATTAACATACATGAGAACCTGATCAAGGTACAAGTCTAAGTCAGGTAGCTCGTGCCAATAGGGTAAAGAATGATTCATAATTACCAGCTTTCTTTTATCTAGTATCGATAACTAGATTTTATGATATTATTTATCTGAAGTCAAGAAAAAGCTTCAACAATTTGAAGCCATAGTATTTTAGATTGTGTGAACATTTCGATTAACTTGTTGGTTAATACCATTAAGATTTGTTATTGACTTTTTTTAAAGCTAGTTATATCATATAGAAAATATATTGATAAATACAAGTGAGTACTATTTTCTTTGAATAACACAATGAAATTAGTCATTGCTTGGAAAGCTTAGACTTGTAATTGATATCTATCTAATCGTCCAAAGATTGGACTGATTACAAAAAATAGGAGTTTTTATGCTCACTGAGAGAGAAAAAATGCTTGCTGGTCAGCCATATACGGCCGATGACTCAGAACTGAGGCAAATGAGGATGCTGGCCCGCCAAAATATGCAAAAATTTAATAATGAATTAGACGGTGAAAAGCGTTCTGAATTGATCAAGTCTTGGTTTGGCGGGACAGGTGAACGTCTCTATATGGAACCGAATTTTTGTTGCGACTACGGAAGTAACATTCATGTTGGAGAGGATTTTTATGCTAATTTTAACTGCACCATGTTGGATGTCTGTCCGATAACAATTGGAAAGAATGCCATGATTGGTCCCAACTGCCAGTTTTTGACGCCCTTACATCCGTTGGATCCCATTGAACGCAATTCTGGTTTGGAATATGGTTCGCCGATTACTATTGGGGATAATTTCTGGGCTGGTGGTGGAGTTATCGTTCTGCCAGGAGTAACCTTGGGTGACAATGTCGTTGTTGGTGCTGGTTCCGTTGTGACCAAGTCTTTTGGTGATAATATCGTTTTAGCGGGCAATCCTGCGCGTGTCATCAAAGAAATACCTCAAAAATAATTCTTCCATTTGGGAGAATTTTTTGTTTTCATTACGAACAATATGATTGAGGTGAATAATATGAATAACTTTGAACTATTTAAACTAAAAAAAGCTGGACTAACTAATCTCAACATCAACAAGGTCTTGGCTTATAGAGAAAAATATGGTAAACAATTGTCCATTCGGAATATTGCTGTTGTCTCAGAGTGCAAGAATCCAATTCTTTTTATGGAAAATTATAAGAGTTTAGATTTAAAAGCTTGCAGACAAGAGTTTAATAAGTACCCATCCCTATCCATTTTAGACGATAGCTATCCCTTGGCATTAAAACAGATTTATAATCCACCCGTCCTCTTATTTTATCAAGGTGATTTGGAACTCTTAGACAAGCCCAAGCTAGCTGTGGTAGGGACACGAACTGCCAGTAAAAATGGTATCCAATCCGTCCGAAAGATTCTAAAAGAACTCAACAATCGCTTTGTTATTGTTAGCGGTCTAGCGAGAGGAATTGACACAGCAGCTCATATTGCCAGCCTAAAGAATGGCGGACAAACGATTGCTGTTGTTGGAGCTGGCTTGGATATAGTCTACCCAAAGGAAAATAAGGAACTACAACACTATATTGGAAAGAATCATTTACTCCTAACAGAGTACGAACCGAGTGCCAAACCTCTCAAATTTCATTTTCCAGAGCGCAATCGTATTATTGCTGGTTTGGTTGAAGGTTTGGTAGTTTGCGAAGCCAAAATGCGGTCTGGTAGTTTGATTACCTGTGAAAGAGCTTTGGAGGAAGGTAGAGAAGTTTATGCCATTCCAGGATCTATTTTAGATGGAAAATCAGATGGTTGTCACCATTTGATACAGGAAGGTGCCAAATGTATTACAAGTGGTTTGGATATCATTTCAGATTATCAATTTTAAAATAAGTTTTTCTATAGGAAAATAAAAATCTTGACACTGGTTGAAAAATAGTATATTCTTTGTGAGGTTAAAAATATTTATTAGGGTAAAAGAATGGCAACAAAATCAGTGAGCAAGAAAAAGACAGCAGCCAAGAAAAATTTAGTTATTGTTGAGTCGCCAGCTAAGGCCAAGACAATAGAGAAATATCTTGGTAAAAACTATAAAGTGGTAGCTTCGGTTGGGCATATCCGTGACTTGAAAAAATCCAGTATGTCCATTGACTTTGAGAATAACTACGCACCTGAGTACATTAATATTCGTGGTAAGGGACCTTTGATCAATTCTTTGAAAAAAGAAGCTAAAAGTGCCAAGAAAGTCTTTCTTGCAAGTGACCCGGATCGAGAAGGAGAAGCTATTTCCTGGCATTTAGCCCATATTTTGGGTTTGGACGAAAACGACAAGAATCGTGTTGTCTTCAATGAGATTACCAAGGATGCGGTAAAGAATGCCTTTCAAGAACCTCGGACCATTAACTTTGATCTGGTTGATGCCCAGCAAGCTCGTCGTGTTTTGGATCGTATTGTTGGATATTCAATCTCTCCTATTCTATGGAAGAAAGTTAAGAAAGGATTGTCTGCAGGGCGCGTTCAATCTGTTGCTCTTAAACTGATTATTGATCGTGAGAATGAAATCAGTCAATTTAAGCCAGAAGAATACTGGACTATTGACGGAACCTTTAAAAAAGGTAGTGAGAAGTTTCAGGCGTCATTCTATGGTTTGGATGGTAAAAAGACTAAAATTGAGAATAACGAGCAAGTGCAGAATATTCTGTCTCGTCTCACTGGGGATGACTTCTTGGTAGAACAAGTGGAGCGTAAAGAGCGTAGACGTAATGCTCCACTTCCTTACACGACCTCAACCATGCAGATGGATGCAGCCAATAAAATCAATTTCCGTACTCGCAAGACCATGATGGTTGCTCAGCAGCTTTATGAAGGAGTCAGCTTGGGAACAGGTGGGACGCAAGGTCTGATTACCTATATGCGTACAGACTCAACTCGCATCAGTCCTGTTGCTCAGACTCAAGCAGCGGCATTTATCACAGAACGATTTGGGGTCAAATATTCTAAACATGGGAATAAGATTAAAAATGCAAGTGGTGCTCAAGATGCCCATGAAGCTATCCGACCTTCAAATGTCAATCTAACACCAGAATCAATCGCAAAATACCTAGATAAAGACCAGCTGCGTCTCTATACGCTCATTTGGAATCGTTTTGTAGCTAGTCAGATGGCTGCCGCAGTATTTGATACCATGAGTGTACGTCTAGGACAAAATGGCGTTATCTTTGCTGCTAACGGAAGTCAAGTTAAATTTGATGGCTATATGGCAGTTTATAACGATTCTGATAAAAATAAGATGTTGCCAGATATGGAAGAAGGGGATACGGTTGTTCGCCTCTCAACAAAGCCAGAGCAACATTTTACCCAACCACCAGCTCGCTATTCTGAAGCTACCTTGATTAAAACTTTGGAAGAAAATGGAGTTGGTCGGCCGTCTACTTATGCTCCAACCATTGAAACAATCCAAAAACGCTATTATGTTAAATTGGTATCCAAACGATTCGAACCAACAGAATTGGGAGAGATTGTCAATAAGCTAATTGTTGAGTTCTTCCCAGATATTGTTAATGTTAAGTTTACAGCGGATATGGAGCAAAAGCTAGATGATGTTGAAGTTGGAAAAGAGCAGTGGCAGAAGGTTATTAACAGTTTCTACCTACCATTTAAGGTTGAATTGGCAAAAGCTGAGCAAGAAATGGAGAAAATCCAAATCAAGGATGAGCCAGCAGGCTTTGCTTGTGAAGTTTGTGGACATGAAATGGTTATCAAATTGGGACGATTTGGAAAATTCTATGCATGTAGTAACTTTCCAGATTGTCGCAATACCAAGCAAATTACAAAAGAAATTGGGGTAACTTGCCCCATCTGCCAAAAAGGACAAGTCATTGAGCGTAAGAGCAAACGCAATCGTCTCTTTTATGGCTGTGACCGTTATCCGGAGTGCGAATTTACTTCGTGGGATAAACCAGTAGGCCGTTCTTGTCCAAAATGTGAGCATCATCTTGTAGAAAAGAAAGTTCGTGGTGGTGGCAAACAAGTTGTTTGTCCTAGCGGAGATTACGAAGAGGAGAAAGTCAAATAATCAGTGTTTGGGACAAAAAGATTTTCAATTTTGCAAATCTCAAATATCAAGTCCTTTAGATTTATAATTAAGCCAAAAAGTGAACAAACCGATATTCTGATTGTCAGAAAACTAGTTTTGTTCGCTTTTTATATATGAGGTCGGACTATTGTTCCAACCTCTTTCAAATTTTTAAAAAAATGAGAAAAAATTCTTGCTTTATTTGAAATACTGTGGTATGATTATTTAAGTTTGAAAAAACTGACCTAAGACAGTAGGGGAGCTAGACTCGTAAACATCCTACCGAGGCACAAAACGATTATTGATATAAACGTATTTGTACTTTCGTGTCTGGGTTTGGATGCGATTTTTTTGTGTCCAACCAAAATAAAAACGGAGGTAAAGAAATGAGTGAAGCTATTATCGCTAAAAAAGCGGAATTAGTAAATGCCGTTGCTGAGCAAATGAAAGCTGCAACATCTATCGTTGTTGTAGATGCTCGTGGTTTGACAGTTGAACAAGATACAGTTCTTCGTCGTAACTTGCGTGGTGCAGAAGTTGAGTACAAAGTTATCAAAAACTCAATCTTGCGTCGTGCTGCTGAGCAAGCTGGTCTTGAAGGTCTTACAGAATTGTTTGTAGGTCCATCTGCAGTTGCATTCTCAAATGATGCAGTTGCTCCAGCCAAAACAATTTATGATTTCGCAAAAACTGCTGATGCTCTTGAAATCAAGGGTGGTGCTGTAGAAGGTAAAGTTTCTTCTAAAGAAGAAATTGAAGCACTTGCTACATTGCCAAACCGCGAAGGCATGCTTTCTATGTTGCTTTCTGTACTTCAAGCGCCAGTTCGCAACGTTGCATACGCTGTCAAAGCTGTTGCAGAAAAAGAAGACGCTGCTTAATGTGTCAGAGTGTGGCTGCTTAGTGCTACAAACGAATTAAAAAACCTAAATTGGAGGAAAATCACAATGGCATTGAACATTGAAAATATTATTGCTGAAATTAAAGAAGCTACTATCCTTGAGCTTAACGACCTTGTTAAAGCTATCGAAGAGGAATTTGGTGTAACTGCGGCTGCTCCTGTAGCTGTTGCTGCGGTTGGTGGTGCTGCAGAAGAAACTAAAGACTCATTTGACGTAGAATTGACATCTGCTGGCGATAAAAAAGTTGGCGTTATCAAGGTTGTACGTGAAATCACTGGTCTTGGTCTTAAAGAAGCTAAAGAACTTGTTGACGGTGCACCAGCGCTTGTTAAAGAAGGTGTTGCAACAGCTGAAGCTGAAGAAATCAAAGCTAAATTGGAAGAAGCTGGCGCTTCAGTTACTCTTAAATAAGAGTCACATCATAATTAGATTGCGGAAGCCCGATTTACCAGTCTTTTAGAGCTTATAGCGATTTAAAGAAACTGATAATTTGATTTGGTTTCCTGCCAAAAATCCTGCCAAAAAATCTTTGGCAGGATTTTTGTTTTTATATAAATATACTGTGCAGAATTGCTATTCTTCAGCATTTGTATTTGTAGAAATATATTTTTATGTGAGCGAGAACATTTCAATAAGTGTTCTCGCTTTTTTTATTTTCAGGAGGAAAATCATGCAAAAGAATGAACAGTCATCACGACAAATTGTGATGTGTCATCTCATGGCTATCATGAGAATTGACATCGAGAAAGCAAAGAGGATTGTTATTGAAATGGAAGAGTCAGGGCTAATTCAATTTGATGAGTTAGGAAATATCGGTTTATTAGTGTTGGAGGGACAATCATGAAACGTATTACCGCAAATCACTATTAAACGTCAGAGCGTTACTATAAGCTCCCAAAACTCTTGTTTGAGAGTGATCGCTATAAGGACATGAAACTTGAGGTTAAGGTTGCTTATGCTGTTCTAAAAGACCGTTTAGAGTTGTCCTTGAGTAAAGGTTGGATAGATGAAGATGGGGCTATTTATCTGGTATATTCCAACTCCAAACTCATGGCACTACTTGGCTGTTCCAAGTCTAAGTTGTTGGCTATTAAGAAAACGTTGCGAGAGTATGGCTTAATAGATGAAGTCCAACAATCTTCCAGTGAAAAAGGACGAATGGCCAATAAGATTTACTTGGGGGAGTTGGAACATGAACCTACCCCAGTCTCAAATTCAAACGGGGGTAGTGCTCAAAAAACACTAGGGGGGTGTCAAAATCAGCCGGGGCAGGTCTTAAATTCAGCCACTAGTGAGACTGAAGTTAGTGAGACTGATATGAGTGAAACTAAAGAGAGTGAGTCAGTCATTGAGGACGAGGAGGAGAAAGTAAGTCAAACAAGTAAGAAAAATGACAATGACTATTTTCAACGTAAAGTAGACCGAGTCACAAGATACGATAGAGATTACATTTGGGGCTTGGTGCATGACCAGTTGAGACAAGTTGGTCTATCACGAGCCGCTAGTGATTATGCCATGCTTTATTTTGATCATCGGTATCAGTACGCTTTAGAGAATATGAGGTTTGCGGACAGAACAGAAACGATAGCGGAGTATGTCTTTAATGGCGTCTTATCCGAATGGACCAAGGTCCAACGCTTAAAAGAACTAAAAGGGGGTGAGTAAGATGTTTTGGTGGATATTATTAGGTATTTGGGAATTAGGAATGATTTGGTTCATTTTTGAACTTATCACTGCCCCAGAAATGGAAGATCATTGTTAAGAAAGGACGTTACGCAAGAAGTAAGGTCCTTTTAGTTTTGTCAGAAAGGAATGAGAGACATGAAGTTTTTAGATTTGTTTGCAGGAATTGGAGGCTTTCGACTGGGATTAACCCGTCAGGGCCATGAGTGTATTGGCTTTTGTGAGATTGACAAGTTTGCGAGGAAATCTTACAAGGCCATCTATGAGACCAAAGGAGAAATAGAATTTCATGATATTAGACAAGTCACAGATCAGGACTTTAGACAACTTAGAGGGCAAGTGGACATCATCTGTGGGGGATTCCCTTGTCAGGCATTTTCACTCGCAGGCAGACGATTGGGATTTGAGGATACTAGGGGAACTTTGTTCTTCGAGATTGCTCGAGCGGCCAAACAGATCCAACCACGTTTTTTATTCCTCGAAAATGTCAAGGGCTTACTCAGTCACGACAAGGGAGAGACATTTCGAACAATCCTCGCCACATTGGATGAGTTGGGGTATGATGTTGAATGGCAGGTGCTTAACAGTAAAGATTTCCACGTGCCGCAAAACCGGGAAAGAATTTTTATTATCGGACATTCTAGAAGATACTGTCCCCGATTCCTATTTCCTCTCAGAGGAGAAAACAGCTCAGCTGGTCTTGAACGATTAGGCAATGTTAATCTGTCAGGCAAAGGGATGAATGGAGAAGTCTATTTATCACGTGGGCTAGCACCAACCTTAACCAGAGGAAAAGGTGAGGGAACTAAAATTGCCATTCCTGTTTTAACTCCTGATAGGCTAGAAAAACGCCAACATGGGAGACGCTTTAAAGGGAACGATGATCCGATGTTTACTTTAACTAGCCAAGATCGGCATGGTGTAGTTGTCGCAGGAACTTTACCAACTTCTTTTATCCAAACTGGACGAGTCTATGACCTTTCAGGGCTTTCTCCAACGTTGACAACCATGCAAGGAGGGGATAAAGTTCCTAAGATTCTCTGTCGTGAAGAAGCGCCACATTTGAAAATTAGGGAAGCGACCAAACTAGGCTATGCCAAGGCAATAGTGGGAGATTCTGTCAACCTTGCTTACCCAGAGTCTACCAAACGCAGAGGACGAGTGGGAAAGGGGATTTCAAATACCTTAACCACTTCTGACAATATGGGAGTGGTTGTTGCTGCTTTGGAGTACCGTAAGGACAAGTGGTATGAAGTGACTGGAATAATCCTAGATGGAAAACTGTATCGTTTGAGAATCAGACGCCTAACCCCAAGAGAGTGTTTTAGGTTACAAGGATTTCCTGACTGGGCTTTTGAGAGGGCAGAAAGTGTTTCAAGTAAAAGTCAGTTGTATAAACAAGCAGGCAATAGCGTGACCGTCACTGTTATCGAGGCCATTGCTAGAGAATTTAGAAAGATTGAAGAGGAAGAAAACCATGAAATTATTACATAGTAAAAGTATTAGGAACTGCACGGATCTAGAAGAAGCCATACATCAAGCAGAAGTAGAGAGATTTTCGGAAATGATTGCTTCTTTACCCAATTATGATTGTGACATTGATGTCACTTTTGAAGATGACTACCACAAAGAAATGAATTATCCGTTAGCTTATGAGTCCAACTTACATCGTATTTTTGAATTTATCGAAACCCAAGACATCAAAAATGGTGTTGATACTTATCTAACGGATGAGAACAATCTCGCCTTTAGGGCATTTGGTCAACATTATATGGCAAATGGAAAAGATGGTTTATTGACTACACTGATTACAGTAAAGAGTTTTGGTGAAGGCAGATCACCTATTGATATGAGTAAGGTGTTTCCCCCACTAACTCAAGCATTAGAGAAGGAGCTATCTGTGTAGGAGGAAGCGATGTTAGAAATCTATTTAAGTCGAAATAACAGTCGGAATCAGAAACTCCTGTCTTTTTGTGACTCGCATGGTATTTCCTACTCCAGTAAAGAAGTGAGTCATCTATCACGTGAGGAATTACTGAGGTTGTTTACCAAAAGCAGTGATTGTTTTACGCTCTTATCCCCTTCGCTACTACGATTTAAAGGTCATAGAGAGATGAAATTGAGTGAGTTAGTGACGTTAGTTCTACGGAAACCTGACCAGAATCTTCGTCTCCCAATTGTGGTTTGTGAGGATAACGTGTATCCCGATATGAGTTTAGAAGAAGCGAGAACCTTTCTTCCGAGAAGTCAAAAAGTGGTTTCCTTTCGTGAACATCTTTTTAAGGACATGACGACATAAGGAGGAGCTATGAACGAACGCTTTTGGGAAAATTTGGAAATTATCGTTATGGAAAAAGGACTGTCATGGGCTGACCTTGCTCGACAGATGTTTAAGGGGCAATACGTTTATCCCAGTGAATTTAAGCGCCTCTACCAAACCTTTCGTCACTACAAATCTCATCGCCTGATGCCACAAGTGAAATGGGTGGAGAAAATAGTGAGTGTTTTAGAGATTGACTATGAAGATTTGTTTAGGAGGTAGAGATGAAACGTTTAGTAGTCATGTACGGAGTCATTCATGTCAATGTACTCCTAGTGAGTTTGTACCTAGTTGGTTGGCTAAATGGGGCATGGTTACCTGTTTTACAAGTGACGTTTCTAGCCCTGCTATTGTGGAGCTGGAAAAGGTACCAGATACCTAAAAGAAACCTATCCTTTAAGGAGAGAGGGCTTTGGGTGTGTGGTAGTCTAGGTGTCATGGTAAGTATTGCTCTTATTATGAGTGCTCTATTTTCAGGAAGCGAACCAAACCAAGAAACGTTAGTGACTGTTCAAGACCAGATTCCTGTTCTGTCCTTTATTCTTTTTCTCCTTAATGCCAGTGTTGTGGAAGAAGTCTTTTATAGAGAGGTGTTGTGGGGAGTCTTGTCTCAACCAATGAATCAAGTCGTGTTAACGAGTTTCCTCTTTGCCTTAGCCCACCACCCCTCTAGTTTATTCACTTGGGTGCTTTATGGGAGTTTAGGTCTCACACTTGGTGTGGTGAGAGGGCAAACAGACTGCTTGACGTCCACGCTTATTCACCTGTCTTGGAATGGAATCGTCTTTTTCCTATCTTTATTGT from Streptococcus ruminantium includes:
- the dprA gene encoding DNA-processing protein DprA encodes the protein MNNFELFKLKKAGLTNLNINKVLAYREKYGKQLSIRNIAVVSECKNPILFMENYKSLDLKACRQEFNKYPSLSILDDSYPLALKQIYNPPVLLFYQGDLELLDKPKLAVVGTRTASKNGIQSVRKILKELNNRFVIVSGLARGIDTAAHIASLKNGGQTIAVVGAGLDIVYPKENKELQHYIGKNHLLLTEYEPSAKPLKFHFPERNRIIAGLVEGLVVCEAKMRSGSLITCERALEEGREVYAIPGSILDGKSDGCHHLIQEGAKCITSGLDIISDYQF
- the rplJ gene encoding 50S ribosomal protein L10, coding for MSEAIIAKKAELVNAVAEQMKAATSIVVVDARGLTVEQDTVLRRNLRGAEVEYKVIKNSILRRAAEQAGLEGLTELFVGPSAVAFSNDAVAPAKTIYDFAKTADALEIKGGAVEGKVSSKEEIEALATLPNREGMLSMLLSVLQAPVRNVAYAVKAVAEKEDAA
- a CDS encoding thioredoxin domain-containing protein, whose protein sequence is MLEIYLSRNNSRNQKLLSFCDSHGISYSSKEVSHLSREELLRLFTKSSDCFTLLSPSLLRFKGHREMKLSELVTLVLRKPDQNLRLPIVVCEDNVYPDMSLEEARTFLPRSQKVVSFREHLFKDMTT
- a CDS encoding CPBP family intramembrane glutamic endopeptidase, which gives rise to MKRLVVMYGVIHVNVLLVSLYLVGWLNGAWLPVLQVTFLALLLWSWKRYQIPKRNLSFKERGLWVCGSLGVMVSIALIMSALFSGSEPNQETLVTVQDQIPVLSFILFLLNASVVEEVFYREVLWGVLSQPMNQVVLTSFLFALAHHPSSLFTWVLYGSLGLTLGVVRGQTDCLTSTLIHLSWNGIVFFLSLL
- a CDS encoding sugar O-acetyltransferase — encoded protein: MLTEREKMLAGQPYTADDSELRQMRMLARQNMQKFNNELDGEKRSELIKSWFGGTGERLYMEPNFCCDYGSNIHVGEDFYANFNCTMLDVCPITIGKNAMIGPNCQFLTPLHPLDPIERNSGLEYGSPITIGDNFWAGGGVIVLPGVTLGDNVVVGAGSVVTKSFGDNIVLAGNPARVIKEIPQK
- the rplL gene encoding 50S ribosomal protein L7/L12, encoding MALNIENIIAEIKEATILELNDLVKAIEEEFGVTAAAPVAVAAVGGAAEETKDSFDVELTSAGDKKVGVIKVVREITGLGLKEAKELVDGAPALVKEGVATAEAEEIKAKLEEAGASVTLK
- the trhA gene encoding PAQR family membrane homeostasis protein TrhA; translated protein: MKNSLKLSLPLSFGEEVANSVTHAVGAVFMLVLLPITAIHSFKDYNLTATVGMSIFVISLFLMFLSSSVYHSMPYASTHKYILRIIDHSMIYIAIAGSYTPVALSLVGGWLGYLIVILQWGLTILGILYKIFAKKINEKFSLFLYLFMGWLVVFILPSILQKTGLTFGVLMLAGGLSYTIGAFFYARKKPYFHMIWHLFILLASALQYVAIVYFML
- a CDS encoding transcriptional regulator yields the protein MNERFWENLEIIVMEKGLSWADLARQMFKGQYVYPSEFKRLYQTFRHYKSHRLMPQVKWVEKIVSVLEIDYEDLFRR
- a CDS encoding DUF1836 domain-containing protein — translated: MNHSLPYWHELPDLDLYLDQVLMYVNQATKAPYCLEQKALTAAMINNYVKHKQIEKPIKKKYKKHQLAHLIALTILKNVFSIQEISQTLKMLLLSSDSATLYNHFIDCMQDKDSKETPDIIRHACQTVKLYYQTHQLAFELERSFHEE
- the topA gene encoding type I DNA topoisomerase; the protein is MATKSVSKKKTAAKKNLVIVESPAKAKTIEKYLGKNYKVVASVGHIRDLKKSSMSIDFENNYAPEYINIRGKGPLINSLKKEAKSAKKVFLASDPDREGEAISWHLAHILGLDENDKNRVVFNEITKDAVKNAFQEPRTINFDLVDAQQARRVLDRIVGYSISPILWKKVKKGLSAGRVQSVALKLIIDRENEISQFKPEEYWTIDGTFKKGSEKFQASFYGLDGKKTKIENNEQVQNILSRLTGDDFLVEQVERKERRRNAPLPYTTSTMQMDAANKINFRTRKTMMVAQQLYEGVSLGTGGTQGLITYMRTDSTRISPVAQTQAAAFITERFGVKYSKHGNKIKNASGAQDAHEAIRPSNVNLTPESIAKYLDKDQLRLYTLIWNRFVASQMAAAVFDTMSVRLGQNGVIFAANGSQVKFDGYMAVYNDSDKNKMLPDMEEGDTVVRLSTKPEQHFTQPPARYSEATLIKTLEENGVGRPSTYAPTIETIQKRYYVKLVSKRFEPTELGEIVNKLIVEFFPDIVNVKFTADMEQKLDDVEVGKEQWQKVINSFYLPFKVELAKAEQEMEKIQIKDEPAGFACEVCGHEMVIKLGRFGKFYACSNFPDCRNTKQITKEIGVTCPICQKGQVIERKSKRNRLFYGCDRYPECEFTSWDKPVGRSCPKCEHHLVEKKVRGGGKQVVCPSGDYEEEKVK
- the dcm gene encoding DNA (cytosine-5-)-methyltransferase, encoding MKFLDLFAGIGGFRLGLTRQGHECIGFCEIDKFARKSYKAIYETKGEIEFHDIRQVTDQDFRQLRGQVDIICGGFPCQAFSLAGRRLGFEDTRGTLFFEIARAAKQIQPRFLFLENVKGLLSHDKGETFRTILATLDELGYDVEWQVLNSKDFHVPQNRERIFIIGHSRRYCPRFLFPLRGENSSAGLERLGNVNLSGKGMNGEVYLSRGLAPTLTRGKGEGTKIAIPVLTPDRLEKRQHGRRFKGNDDPMFTLTSQDRHGVVVAGTLPTSFIQTGRVYDLSGLSPTLTTMQGGDKVPKILCREEAPHLKIREATKLGYAKAIVGDSVNLAYPESTKRRGRVGKGISNTLTTSDNMGVVVAALEYRKDKWYEVTGIILDGKLYRLRIRRLTPRECFRLQGFPDWAFERAESVSSKSQLYKQAGNSVTVTVIEAIAREFRKIEEEENHEIIT